In the genome of Ctenopharyngodon idella isolate HZGC_01 chromosome 19, HZGC01, whole genome shotgun sequence, one region contains:
- the LOC127501620 gene encoding endonuclease domain-containing 1 protein-like: protein MRTWNSFRVHSERFEFELLNLSVELHLCFYNPFFFIFWFVIEYVQMKMCPFVISVLLAFGLPLIMTEVVKSFSACSQFFLNEQPSVIPGILENSLSKDNRYKLICQKYKNAYRFATLYDTTNRIPVFSAYKYTEKGHFTRPNKEWMTESELDPPVAEMTVPCLNQAISADYCKNCYKVNRGHLFPCCHAADLDTAESTFTLTNVVPQKISFNAGSWKRMEEETKEIMDTCKNNNNEVLAHVLTGAIPGNNKMKKKVNIPSFMWMAFCCYNSTENAWVSQAYWAPNEEENTKVNIPKRSLLELQGFLNANWVQNVQLFENNCTL, encoded by the exons ATGCGAACATGGAATTCATTCAGAGTTCATTCAGAGAGGTTTGAGTTTGAATTGTTAAATCTTTCTGTGGAACTGCATCTGTGTTTCTACAATCCcttcttctttattttttggTTTGTCATTGAGTATGTGCAGATGAAGATGTGTCCGTTTGTCATCTCAGTGTTGTTGGCGTTTGGCTTGCCTTTAATCATGACTGAAGTTGTAAAATCATTCAGCGCATGCAGccagttttttttaaacgaaCAGCCTTCAGTGATTCCTGGCATTCTGGAGAATTCACTCTCAAAGGATAACCGCTACAAACTAATCTGTCAGAAATATAAGAACGCTTACAGATTTGCAACTCTCTATGACACAACTAATAGGATCCCTGTTTTCTCGGCTTACAAATACACTGAGAAAGGACATTTCACAAGACCAAATAAGGAATGGATGACTGAGTCTGAG CTTGATCCTCCTGTTGCTGAGATGACTGTGCCATGTTTAAACCAGGCAATCAGTGCAGACTACTGCAAAAACTGCTATAAAGTGAATCGCGGCCACTTGTTTCCCTGCTGTCATGCAGCTGATTTAGACACTGCTGAATCTACATTCACACTGACCAATGTAGTGCCACAGAAGATCAGCTTTAATGCCGGCAGTTGGAAACGCATGGAAGAGGAGACCAAAGAAATCATGGACACatgcaaaaataacaataatgaagTTTTAGCCCATGTGCTGACCGGAGCTATACCTGgtaacaataaaatgaaaaagaaagtgAACATTCCCTCTTTCATGTGGATGGCATTTTGCTGTTACAACAGTACGGAAAATGCATGGGTCTCCCAAGCTTACTGGGCCCCAAATGAAGAAGAAAACACCAAAGTCAATATCCCTAAAAGGAGCCTGCTGGAATTACAGGGATTTCTGAATGCAAACTGGGTGCAAAATGTACAGCTGTTTGagaataactgcacactataa